The Vigna radiata var. radiata cultivar VC1973A chromosome 6, Vradiata_ver6, whole genome shotgun sequence DNA segment TTCTAGAATAACTACTACATATTCAGAACCCAAATGATACGATTTATCCTACAACATATTCAGAGCCCAAATTGTTGAAATATGCATTTACCCCTTTCTCAGACTGAAAGTGCACAAGTATTCGAAAGAAAAGCTAACCTTGACTATTCTCCTTTTCAACCACTCGATCGTCGCTATCGCCGCCGCATGTACCACCGTGCGCTGCCGTCGACTCCATCGCATATTGCCGTTGCTGTCGAGCTCTGCTATTAGAAAATGTGTGTAGAAGAAAATGGGAAATGTGCTCGGtcaagcaaaagaaaatttgtttagGGTCATGGGGCTAGCCCCGTGCTAATTGAGACCCAACCCATTGTCTGGGGGCTTTGAGGGCTTATAGAAAAGCCCCTCGAAGGTGGGTTAAAAAAATGGGGCCTAATTATAAAGGGGACTAAGCTGGCTTTGggcttaaaaataaattgtaatgcGAGATATATATggtacatttttataattttttttttcaattggagtaataggaatgacaaaaaaaatgttagagtgagagagatgaaagagaaagggttgagaggaatgagggaggtgagtaagggtttaggggtttcttttttttagttttgagaatgaaaattatttaaatatcctttaccttaaaacttagaatccataataaatgagggtatttttgtctactataatccggtacacattgttaaaacgtaccaactgaaaaagatcgttaaaacgtaccaactgaaaaacagacgtacgcgtgttaacaaacccatatatatatatatatatatatatatatatatataatatgctcttatatttagaaaatgtattagttcaatatttataattaaaaaaaacaaattcatttaGAAGCATCAGTATCATACAAAAGTTTGGGGTCTAGTTTTTAAGAAAAGTTcaaattatgtatatttattctaagaaaataaaaatatcatttaaaataagatgcacacaaaaaatatttcctTCAAAATTATTCTACTAGAATACAAATTTTTCTATATTCAAGCACCACCATAAAAGAGATTCAGAGAATCCTCAATAGAGGCCAAACAACAATTGAACTAGTAccgaactttttttttttttttccaaatagaCCAACAGAGAAAAATCACCGAATCAACACGTCGTAATTGGTTGTTTTGTCGCAAATAATATTGTATGTGTCGTCAAGTCGCTAGAACCTTACGACTTTTGTCGCGAAATTGTGAATTGAATCGTGACACATTCGCTtgcaatagaaaaaaaaatgtttctttgagGAAGGAAAACAGTTTTTGTTTTAACACACATGTTTGAAAAGATGACGTTGATTTTAATTTCGAATGATATTTGTTAAGAatctgaaaaatgaaaatggtgagTAGTTAACAGTAATGGTAAATCTAGAAGATTCGTGAGAGCGAATGTTTGGAAGTTGCTTTTTGAGTCGTTGGATAATAGCGGCATAAATGAGACATACGCGGCACATCGAGACACACagagacaaagaaaagaagCACTGGTTTGATTATTTCCCTTTTATCTCTTTGGTTCTCTCAGCCCCTTTCTTAGCGCTCACAAACTCAACACCATCATGATGTGGGAATGGGGCGATTACGAAGACGCCATCCCAGAATCCGACCAACCCGAACCCGATTCTCATCTCAACTTCGATTTCTTCTCCACCCTCGCCAAACCCAAGGTGCTGCACATTCTAACATAACTCTTCAAACTTTGTTTTATGAGTAGGGGTTGTTTCTGTAACTGCATATTGTGTTGTGTTCTGTGTTGAGGCAGGATTATTATAAGATACTGGAAGTGGATTATGATGCTACGGACGATGATATTCGCTCCAATTACATTCGTCTCGCTCTGGTGTGTTCTGTTGTAAGCGTTTTCCttttgttggggtttccgattGGGGCTAATGTGGGTGTGGTTGTGCGCGCAGAAGTGGCACCCGGACAAGCAGAAAGCCCAGGATTCTACTACCTCGCGATTCCAAGACATAAACGAGGCCTACCAGGGTATGTATGTATCTGtctatgtatttatttttagggttaGGGATAAGGATGCCATCGTTGTTTATAGCGTGGGAGATTCTATTTTGATTAGGAATAAGGCCATATTATTCTATACAAGTTAGTGCAATCGTGGTTTTCTAAATCAGTTTTAAGAGGTTGGAAGTTACTAGCTATCTAGAGTGTCTTCTACTTAAGTTGTTTAGGGTTATTATATCACTGCATTAGTTTATGCATAAGTTTGTcgaagttatttttttttttaactttttttctacaatgacttttaattattttttcaccTAGAAGTGTTCatgaagaaaatttcaaaagagaTCCTTTTTGTCTTTTCCCATACTAAAATGTTTCGGGAactgtttctgttttgtttaatttgtgcCTAAGGCGGGTGCCTATTAATGTATTGAGCTGGAAGTGCTGCATAAATATGATGCTCGTATACTCTAAGGGAATGAAATAGTCAATTGTTTGGCATCGGGGTGGTGTTTTGTGTGATAATGTCTGAAAGGTGTGCTTGTGGttttgaattttagaaatacaaAGGATGAAAAACTTGAGCAAGCttacttatattaaaatttatttgaaaaagcgTAGGAATAGTGATGCTTATGGTTTTGAATGTTGGGTTCTGAAGTGTCACTATTGTAGGGAATGAGAAGTTGTCCAATagacaataatattataagtgAATGAGCGTGTCCAATAGAAGGTTGGAGTTACACCCATTGATGATTAGATGACTAAATCTTGCCCGTTTGACTTTGATCTAAATGGCGTGTCTGAAAATTTGTCATAGCACAATGACGTTATTTTTCTATCCTTGTTGCTGGATGGGTATTTGAGTAAACTCTGAGCACTATAAGCTGAAAAAGTCAAATGTACATCTTGAGTTTGATCGGATTTATTATAACTAGCCTTGTAGGACATATGCAATCATGCTTACAACTAGCATGGTTCATTTACTGCGTTTATTTTCTGTCTGCTATAAGCTTAAAACAATGTATCCTCAATGTAAATTGAGAGAGAAGGCTCCCATATAAGACTTCGGGAAATTCCAATGTAATAAAAGAATGATTGTGATCTTGCTAAATGTTTTCTTATGAGAAGGATTATGCTTTCACTTGCGTCCAATTGATGAAAGTTCCTTGTGTTCAAACCCTGCTAGGTGTATAAATTGTTTTCTGTGTGCAGTTAGAAGTTTCATGTTAGCATAGATAAGAGGTTAAACAAgggagtttttcttttattgtttttttattgttttttcttttacacaGAAAAGAACCCTACAGTCAGAATTAAAAAGGAAAGCAATGTACATTGGTTAGTGTGgttgttgaaagtctcacattgacaagagataagatcaatttataatatatataagtgggtgcaaacctcactttacaagccggttttgtggggttgagttaggtttaaagtccacttggtaacatggtatcaaagccaagttaaagcctatcctagcgatatttgttctTTGTTGGGTATATTATTCCACCTGCTATCGGGCTATTATCAGATCACCCATTAATGTCCAGTCTCACGTCCACAATGTATATACCTTGATATGAGGgggatgtgttggaagtctcacatcgactagaaacaaggtcaatttataatatataagtggatgcaaacttTACAAGCCAATTTTATAgggttgagttaagtttaaagtccacttcttaacagtGGTCAGAGAGTGAGAAAGAATAGCAAGAATTAGGATATAATGTGGGTAGGATAGAAGGAGACAGATTAAGAAATAGTGTTAGTCAGGTTGTTAGGGTGAGTGTCTACAATACATGGTCAGGTGGCTTTTTGGGCATGTACTACCTTTGTATTTCTCAAATTCTGGTGCCTTAAACTTATGCGGTATCCTCACCCCAGGAACCAAACTCAGTCTTGCAACATTGTCGAACCCATAGCTTTCAACTCCTTCAACAACCCTCAGTCTCTCTTCTAGAATTTCCAACCTGCTTCTAGCCTCATCAACGCTATTAATTACCCCATGCAAAGCAGTGTGCGGGTTGGGTTGGGGCGTTACAGTCACTCGTGTTCCCGTGTGGTTGTTCATTCCTATACCTGCCATGGGTGCCGACACTGAAACAAGACCTTGAGTGCCGATTTTCAACCTGACATTTTGCTCTCTCATTTTTTCCATTTCCGCCTTTCATCTCCTTAGTCTCTAAGTCTTGGGATTGTCCATCATTAGTCAGCTGAGCACTGATTGGCGTGAAGGGTAATTTAATCTCCTTTACCCTCTTTACGATCCAGGTGTGATGACTAAATTTGCCATCCACCACCACATCCTTGGATCTTTCTCTGATCGCACAACATTTTCCCAAGCGTTCCTAACTTTCCTCAGCATCTTAGTGAAATGTTCGTATTCATAATAGATGAATAATGCAGTGAGATAGTCAGGTGATGGTGTCCTTTTCATGGGATGTCCGAATTGCTTTTTGACCAAAACAGGGTTGTAATTGATGCAATATTGGGCACCTATGAGGGGTATATTGGGAAAGTTGTCACAATGATGGATATAGGGTTTAATCCCAAGCCAAGGAAGGCGCCATTTTACATTTCCCCCACTCAAATCAACAAAGAATTGTGACCACTCATTTCCTCCTTTGTCTTTAGGCTTTTGGTGCGACAAATCTTTCAACGAACACCTGACATCAACTACTCCCTTAAATACATGCGCGGTCATCCAAACATACAGCACCgacaaacaacaaagaattttcttcccttttctcttGTGGCAAAAACTCATGGTCCCATAAATGTCTGCGAGGACTGCAGTTACAGGATTCTCTGATCTTGTCTTTCTCGCCATGAAGACATCTATTGCAGTATAGTCCACAAAGTCTTCTATCTTGGGGAACAAAATGACGCCGTATACGGTAAGGGCTAGCACGTCCATGAAAGTCTCCCACTCTTCTTTATCAGCTATATTATGCAAGTATTGCTCCATATATCCTTGCGTAAGTCCGCGTACTTGGTTCCTCGTTACCAACCTATCTTTAAGTTCTTTAggatgtaatttcattatggcaATAATGGTGGGGATAGAGGCGTGAAGCTCCAAGTGCTGATAAGGAGTGGTACTGATAGGTTATAAGGGGATAGGGGCATAATGGGTAATGGTTTAGGTGCAGAGGAATTATATAAATAGGACTCTGTTATGTTGTGAGGGGGACTTTTGGAACTTTAGTGTATAGACAGGTTCTCTGAGCCTtgtgagggaggttatgctcccaacccATTCATTGTACAATGCCTATTCATTCTGAAATAAGAGGATTCTTTCATTCATCTTTGTATTATgttgtgtgagagtgtgtttGGTTAGGTTTCAGACTtagaaacctaacaaaattGGTCCTCATTGACGGACGCTTGGCTCCCATCTGAGTGACCATCCCGGTTCCTATTTTGTCCACCCAGCATTTGCATAATTTTCTGTAAGTCTTGATGCATCGCTGTCGTTTCTTGCCGTATTTCTTGCatatttcttttccattatGCCATGCTCCTTTCGTTGGTCCTCCTCTCCAAGGTATTGTCTCTTCCTTCCATCACGCATATCCTCTCTTCGATTCTATTCTCCAAAGTGGTAGCCCCCCGTCTTGCTCCGCCTTTAATTGGATCCGGCAGATCGGACCaattttgttaggtttctaAGTATGAAACCTAACCAAACACACCCTCACACAACATAATACAAAGATGAATGAAAGAATATCTTATTTCAGAACGAATAGGAACTGTACAATGAATgggttgggagcataacctccctcacaAGGCTCAGAGAACCTCTCTATACACTGAAGTTCCAAAAGTGCCCCTCACAATGTAACAAAGTCCTATTTATACAATTCTTCTGCACCTAAACCCATTTACCCATTATGCCCCTATCCCCTTATAACCTATCAGGTACCCTTTAGTGGTAAGCCTAGGATGTGCTCAAACTCTT contains these protein-coding regions:
- the LOC106764974 gene encoding uncharacterized protein LOC106764974, whose amino-acid sequence is MMWEWGDYEDAIPESDQPEPDSHLNFDFFSTLAKPKDYYKILEVDYDATDDDIRSNYIRLALKWHPDKQKAQDSTTSRFQDINEAYQVLSDPVKRREYDINGMRYEYDYNIIDYLNRYKGLILTCNGLGIKHSIW